A genomic window from Caldicellulosiruptor kronotskyensis 2002 includes:
- a CDS encoding DUF4747 family protein — protein sequence MENLKINKNEVYYYFGRLNIICWYQGEKKNEFLLNSLKSNVKISFRDYKWGFFNVEKFRYEETDYIYGLLVKYRSTYEEEIVDEENNVLLNTLITDKAVAKSNFILDLDSKIIAYHPVGKDITPSAFSRFFCKLIKEANDNIFVDIDLQSISDEVEIFTAIKNFEKIEFIEIKLHPSNPSNRHIWKRLDEKLREMEVESYVGIYKSKKGIKIKENDEVFSGIVMAIDGYGEAKIKGTIKNEEKTASTKENPIKSLAPKEDKIEIIKSLKSTFDQIKGRFKRNED from the coding sequence ATGGAAAATTTGAAGATAAATAAAAACGAAGTATATTATTATTTTGGGAGATTAAATATTATTTGCTGGTATCAGGGAGAAAAAAAGAATGAATTTTTGCTAAATAGTTTAAAAAGCAATGTAAAAATTAGTTTTCGTGATTATAAATGGGGTTTTTTTAATGTAGAAAAATTCCGGTATGAGGAAACTGATTACATATATGGCTTGTTAGTAAAATATAGAAGTACATATGAAGAAGAAATAGTAGATGAAGAAAACAACGTTTTATTGAATACACTAATAACTGATAAAGCAGTAGCGAAAAGCAATTTTATATTAGATTTAGATAGTAAAATAATTGCTTATCATCCTGTTGGAAAAGATATAACTCCAAGTGCTTTTAGTCGATTTTTTTGTAAACTTATAAAAGAAGCAAATGATAATATATTTGTTGATATTGATTTACAATCGATCAGTGACGAAGTAGAAATATTTACTGCGATAAAAAACTTCGAAAAAATAGAATTTATAGAAATAAAATTACACCCATCAAATCCAAGTAATAGACATATATGGAAAAGATTGGATGAAAAACTTCGTGAAATGGAAGTAGAATCCTATGTTGGAATATACAAAAGTAAAAAAGGAATAAAAATAAAAGAAAATGATGAAGTGTTTAGTGGAATTGTTATGGCAATAGATGGTTATGGTGAGGCGAAAATTAAGGGGACCATTAAGAATGAAGAAAAAACAGCAAGTACAAAAGAAAATCCCATAAAAAGTTTAGCTCCTAAAGAGGACAAGATAGAAATTATTAAAAGTTTGAAGTCGACATTTGACCAAATCAAAGGTAGGTTTAAGAGAAATGAAGATTAA